A window of the Senegalia massiliensis genome harbors these coding sequences:
- a CDS encoding helix-turn-helix domain-containing protein: protein MDSRYENIYKNARKTTIFTQEKAAEFIGVSKDSLSAYERGITPTPDDIVCKMIDLYKSEWLAYEHLRKSTEVGRRYLPKIHYSDIAKSVLKFQKEVNDLENISNDMITIACDGVIENHEKKKWTSITKEIEEVAGAALSLIFTKEKTLSDGNLEKVTY from the coding sequence ATGGATAGTAGATACGAAAACATATATAAAAATGCTAGAAAAACTACTATTTTTACACAAGAAAAGGCAGCAGAATTTATAGGAGTATCTAAAGATTCTCTATCAGCATATGAAAGGGGAATAACACCAACTCCAGATGATATCGTATGTAAAATGATAGACCTTTATAAATCTGAATGGTTAGCATATGAACATCTTAGAAAGTCTACAGAAGTAGGTAGAAGATATTTACCTAAAATACATTATTCAGATATCGCAAAATCAGTTTTGAAGTTTCAAAAGGAAGTAAATGATTTAGAAAACATAAGTAATGACATGATAACTATCGCATGTGATGGAGTGATAGAAAACCATGAAAAAAAGAAATGGACAAGCATTACAAAAGAAATTGAAGAAGTAGCAGGAGCAGCATTAAGTTTAATCTTTACAAAAGAAAAGACCCTTTCAGACGGCAATCTGGAAAAGGTCACTTACTAA